Proteins from a single region of Anser cygnoides isolate HZ-2024a breed goose chromosome 18, Taihu_goose_T2T_genome, whole genome shotgun sequence:
- the ADORA2B gene encoding adenosine receptor A2b — protein MDTLKTTYIVLELIIAVLSIAGNVLVCWAVAINSTLKNATNYFLVSLAVADIAVGLLAIPFAITISIGFQVDFHSCLFFACFVLVLTQSSIFSLLAVAIDRYLAIKIPLRYNSLVTGKRARGLIAVLWLLSFAIGLTPLMGWNKAMSGCPNSTNETGLDTGAKHHGCFISCLFENVVTMSYMVYFNFFGCVLLPLVIMLGIYIKIFIVACKQLHQIELMGNSRTTLQKEVHAAKSLAIIVGLFAFCWLPLHILNCITHFHEEFSKSKPEWAMYMAIILSHANSVINPIIYAYRIRDFRYTFRKIISKILCKTDDFPKCTTDNKQHLTVTNANTPAAPGTL, from the exons ATGGACACTCTGAAAACCACCTACATCGTGCTGGAGCTCATCATCGCCGTGCTGTCCATCGCCGGCAACGTGCTCGTGTGCTGGGCCGTGGCCATCAACAGCACGTTGAAGAACGCCACCAACTATTTCCTGGTGTCGCTGGCCGTGGCCGATATCGCCGTGGGCTTGCTGGCCATCCCCTTCGCCATCACCATCAGCATCGGCTTCCAGGTGGATTTTCACAGCTGCCTCTTCTTCGCCTGCTTCGTGCTGGTGCTGACCCAAAGCTCCATCTTCAGCTTGCTGGCGGTGGCCATCGACAGGTACCTGGCCATCAAGATCCCACTGAG GTATAACAGTCTGGTGACTGGGAAGAGGGCAAGAGGCCTCATCGCTGTGCTGTGGCTCCTGTCCTTCGCAATCGGGCTGACTCCGCTTATGGGCTGGAATAAAGCCATGAGCGGTTGTCCCAACTCCACCAACGAGACGGGGCTTGACACCGGGGCAAAACACCATGGCTGCTTCATCTCGTGCCTCTTTGAGAACGTGGTGACTATGAGCTACATGGTGTACTTCAACTTCTTTGGCTGCGTGCTGCTTCCACTCGTCATCATGCTGGGAATCTACATTAAGATATTTATTGTTGCCTGCAAACAGCTGCATCAGATCGAGCTGATGGGCAACTCCCGGACCACACTGCAGAAGGAGGTCCATGCAGCCAAGTCTCTGGCCATCATCGTGGGactttttgccttctgttggCTGCCCCTGCATATCTTGAACTGCATCACTCACTTCCATGAGGAGTTCTCCAAATCCAAGCCCGAGTGGGCGATGTACATGGCCATCATCCTCTCGCATGCTAACTCTGTCATCAACCCCATCATCTATGCCTACAGGATCAGGGACTTCCGCTACACCTTCCGCAAAATCATTTCCAAGATCCTCTGTAAGACGGACGACTTCCCCAAGTGCACCACTGACAACAAGCAGCACCTGACTGTCACCAACGCTAACactccagcagcccctgggaCCCTCTGA